One genomic segment of Roseofilum casamattae BLCC-M143 includes these proteins:
- a CDS encoding DUF6959 family protein has protein sequence MQVEILSNQSNSVIAATPGRHFPGILLQGDTISNVFDDLKRVYDFISQQSGEEVEDAKYNILSILELLEDNLRHYEYALTKHDRELPYHPSIEQRSIEKILDSLEL, from the coding sequence ATGCAAGTAGAGATTCTTTCTAACCAGTCTAATAGTGTCATTGCCGCCACTCCAGGGCGACATTTTCCAGGAATACTTCTGCAAGGAGATACGATTTCAAACGTCTTTGACGATCTGAAACGGGTATATGATTTTATCTCCCAACAATCCGGAGAAGAAGTAGAAGATGCAAAATACAATATTTTGAGCATACTAGAGCTTTTAGAAGATAATTTAAGGCATTACGAATATGCTCTTACAAAACACGATCGGGAACTTCCATATCATCCATCAATCGAGCAACGATCCATTGAAAAAATTCTTGATTCTCTAGAACTGTAA